The nucleotide window TTCCTCGTCATCGGCCACAACGAGGCGATGTCGTGGCCAGGATTGGCGCCTCTGTTTCGACATCATGATATTGCAGGCGCCGAACGGTATATCAGCATGCTGGCCGCTTATGGCATTACGGTCATACGGCTGATGCTCGAGTACTTCGATGAAGACACGTGGTTTTTTGAAGAACAAGCGGGCGTCCCCAATCCCTCAACTGTCGAATGCTGGGATGCTCTCATAAAGCTTTGTGAGCGCCACGGCATGCGGCTCCTAGTCGTTTTCTGGGACACGTTTCACATGGTGCAGCGTTGGGGCCGTCACCCTTATGCGGCCGCTTCGCGCTCGTTTTCTAATCCAGTGCACTTCTGCACCAGTCCCGATGCACTTGATCTACAAAAGCATAGAATCGCCTTTTTTGTGGATCGCTGGGGTGGATCCGGCGCTGTATTCGGTTACGAATTGATGAACGAGATTGGCCCAGAATGGGGCGGCTCTGTCCACGAACAATCCAATTGGATATCCGCGATCGCATCGTTTACGCGCGAGCGCGAGCTTGCAAAGTGGGGCAAGAACCACCTGCTGACAGTTTCGTGTTTCGGGCCATCACCTACCAACGGGTACGCTGACCTGATTTTTCGTCATCCCGAACTCGATTTCAGCACGACCCATGTATACGACTTCGGCACTATCGATAATCCGGAAAATACGATCGGGTGCGCAATCACCATGGCGTCAGCTGTGCGGTATGCAGCGCAGCAAAGCGGAAATTCGCGCCCTTACATCGATTCAGAGAACGGTCCCATCCACCTATACCTGGATCTGAAGCGGCAATTGCCGGATGAGGTTGATGCCGAGTACTATCATAACATTGCGTGGGCACATCTTGCCAGCGGGGGAGCCGGTTCGGGAATGCGATGGCCGTTCCGGCATCCTCATTGCTTGACAACGGAGATGCACAAATGCCAGCGCGCGATGGCGAATTTTGCGAGTTCTATCGATTGGGTGCGGTTTGCGCCTCACCCTGTGCCCCCGCAGGTCAACATAACCTGCGCCGGGCGTACTTTACCGCTTCTCGTTTTCGGTTGTTTTGATAGCTCCCAGATGATTCTGTGGCTTTTGAGAGACTCAAGACGCCTCACCCGCAGCGAGCCGTTGCCGGCGTCGGAAGCCTTTTTCCCGGACCTTGAGCCAGGAACGTATTCGATCGCTTTTTGGGACACACGATCTGGAACGGCATGTCAGCGCAGCAAATTGTGTCATCCCGGTGGTCGTGCTCGGCTTGGGGTGCCGTCCTTTGAACGCGATCTGGCGATTAGTATCTCAAAACTCACCTGCTGCACGGAGGGACTGGGCGACTTTTAGCACGGAATCAAGGTCGACCGTGTACTGGCGGACAGTATTAACTAGACCTGAATCATTGGTCCCGACAGCGAAGAGCCGGCCATCAGCGCTGAATCGTGCCGTTGCCGCCGACCCGGAATTCAACGGCAGGTTGCATCGTAGTTGGCCAGTCCGAGTATGCCAGAACTGCAGACGACCGTCTCCCGCGATGCTGCTACACGTGTTCCCATCCGGGCTGATCTCTAACTTAGGTACACCTTTGGACCCTGTCTGAATCGAGCACCGGATCGTACCGCTCAGACCATCCCAAATTACAATCGAACCGTCTTGGTAGGCGCTAGCCACAACGGAACCATCTTCTGCCGCCGCCACTGACTCCACTGACGCATCGCGGCGGGTCAACGCCTTTATTAGCGTAAGGGTTGCGCCGTCGTAAGCCAGAATCCTGCCATCAGCGCACCCGACCAGAATCGTGTTGCTCCGACGGGCCCACGCTACGGCATTCGTCTGGCCCCCTGGATCGGGTATCGATTTGACCAGTTTGCCTTCAGTTATGTCCCACAGAACGGGACTAAATTGCGACCCAATTACGATAACACGCATCCCGTCCGGACTGAATTCGGCAGCGCGCAATTGGTGGCCAACGACAATCGCTCCTACACGGCTGGCATCCAGCGTGCTCCATAACACCCCTTGTCCTTGAACGTCAACCGTCATGAGAAGCGAGCCAGTCGGATCAAATGCACTGCGTAAAATTCCATAGGGGTTCGCGAAAATTGTATATAACAGTTGACCTGTACCGCTATTCCAGACAGTCGTATCCCCGCGCAGCCCTGACATACCGCCCCGCGTAGATACCGCGATCTGCTTCCCATCAGGCGAATAACAAACATCGGCGATGCCGTAACCATAGCAGCGCAGAATTGGTAGACGCTCCGAACGCTCCGGATCTAGTATAAGCACTGATGAACCGTCCCAGGCCACTGCATTGCGACCGGTTAATCCGCACGCCACAACCTCCATCTTGGTACCGGGTCTAACGATGCTACTCCGACGACGGAGCTCAGCCATATCCCAAACGCGAAGGGTTTCGGAGCCGCACGCGGTGATCGACAAGTTCCCGTCCGCGGTGAGCGCCACGGTGCGAACGGCAGATTCATGTTGTTCGAATGCGGCGAGAAAGCGGCCCTGATTCGACACCTGCCAGACCCGGACAGTACGGTCTTCACCTCCGGAAATGAGCAGATCACCTTTATGACTCCACGCGAGGCAGTTCACCCCATTCACGTGGCCTCGCAAAACGAGCGGCTGCTTATCGGTGGCCCAGATTCTGACTGTTGCGTCCTCACCCGCACTGGCGATAGCCGTTCCTGTTGAGTTGTAAACCGCCGTATTTACGGCACCTTGATGTCCCTTCAGTGCTCGTATTTCGTCGCCTGTTCGCGCTGACCATTCCCGGACGGTGCCGTCCTCTTCGGCCGTTATCACACAATCCCCATCTGGTCGAAATGCAACTCCGCGTATGCTCTCCTTGCGTCGCTTCAAGGTCGCGATAACCGCAGCTGTTGCAAGGTCCCAAACGACAGCAGGGCCATCGTTGTCGCAGGTTGTGACCATACGGCCGCTTCGGTCAAAGCTGGCGCAGCGGAGTGCCTCAGGCGGTCTGAGTTCGATGGTGGTCCTGGTCTCGTCCGCGATCGAATATCGAGTGATGCGGCCACCAGATTCGATGATCAAAACCCAACCATCGCTCATATTTGTGTCACAGGTAATTCCAATGACCGTGCCGACATGGCCATCCTGTATGCGTCTAATTACCGGTGTGATCATCACCATCCGCAGGGCCTCCTCAGCCTGTGGAACCGGTATCTCACCGTACGAGCGGCTCGCTTCCACCGCCTCGATAGCCAGTACCAAGGCACGTTGGGGATCTTGAGTCAGTGCCGCCTTTGAATCTGCGGCAAGGGAGACGGCTCGAGCAACTCGCCTCAGACGCTGCTCGCCTTCACGAGTAAGGCGAACCTCCTCAACATAGGACCGACTTGCATCCCGAAGTGCTTCAAGGTCCGAGCTATGGTTCCGCGCTCCGTCCTCCGCTAGCCACCTGTCGAGTTCATCCAGCGCTCCCTCATCTAGCAACCCGCCGCAGCGCTCTAACCGAATCCACTCCTGGGCTTTCTCCTCAAAACGCCTTCGCACTCGCTCCCCCTCGCGCTCCCTGCCAAGCAACTCCTGCATCATCGGCCAGTCCGTGATTAACGCATCACTAAGCAACGTGACTTCAACATCGTCGGTCACTGGCGGTCTCATCGTCAGCAGCTGTTTATCTGCAAGGTGCTGGACAACCTCACGAATCGACGATGCACTCTCACCCGTGTTTTTTAGCGCGGATAAGGGTTGCACTCTGCGCGTGTCAGGTCTCCCCGGAACAAACTGTACTAGCCTCAGGAAAATGCGTTGAGCGATCTCGCGTTGGTCAGGACTTAGCTCTCTTATAGCGCCATTAGCGTTTTTTGTTAAGGCATACGCCAACCTGCCGCGGCTGTCCGTCGCCAGCTTTGCATAAGCGGCTAGAAGTAGTGATTGTTCATTCATCTCGTGTCTCCAGAGATGCACCATGGTAGATTGCAGCAGCGGCAGGCGGCTGGGTTCGTCCGCGGCATCCGCTGTGAGCAGAACAACCAGCGATTGTTCCAGGTCGACCCCGACCTTCTTCGCAGGCAGCGAGATCGCATCGGCCAAGCGGTCACCTTCAAGTGGATTCACGTCGATAATCGCGTCACGGTTCGTTGGCCAGGGAGCCGCTCTTAAATCAGGAAGGAAGGCGGCATGCAAGGCGCTGAGGATGGAGCATTGGTCGACTCTCGCCAGCTGGCAGAGTATTTTAGCGAACTGTTGGTGCTGCTCTGTCTTCCTGAAACACTGTTCCAGTGGGTCGATGATAATTAGCAAACGATCGGCGGCGTCCCGTTGCAACCTGTCTCGTACGGCGGCAGGGGCGTCACGCGTAATCCCGGGAATCTCAAATTCCAGATCGCTGGCAGGATACTGCTGCGGGTGGACGGACACCGTCGTCCAACGATACGCGACCAGCCGGCTGGCGTTCTGATAACCTGGATTCTTAAGCCTTGGAATCAGCCCACCCGCGATCAGGGACGACTTGCCGGCGCCCGACATGCCGGAGAGAACCACGTTGGCGTTGTCCTCCAGTATTTTCGCAATGTCCAGAACCTCGCGATCTCTGCCGAAGAAATAATTTGAGAATCTTTCATCATACGGCTCCAGACCTGGGTACGGGCAGGGCATAGAGGGTGAGTGCAGCACGGGGATTGGTGTACGTTCCGCTGCCGATGCAATCTGTCTACAGACTTCGGTCAGCACACGACCCTGTTCAGCTCGGCTTAAGCTATCTAACGGTCTCGCAATGTCGTGCAGGGCTTGGTAGTCGTTGATCTCCGTCGCATCATACAAGGAGCTGCTGACGTGAATCCACAGGACGGTCAGCCCTTCGTGTTCAGCTGCTCTCAAAAGGGCGGGAAGCTCGTGCTCGACAATAAAATCGGACGCAAGAAAATGGGGGCTCACCAGCAAGACCGCCGCCTTGGCCGCCGCGAGGGCAGCTTTGATTTCCTCCTTCCACTTCGCCCCGGCTCGAATCTTGGTGTCGTCCCAAACCGAGATGGTCCGGTTACGCACCAGGGGTTTCAACGTGGTCTGGAGCTTCCCGAGCCACCTCTTGTCCTTGTGGCTGTAACTGATGAAGACCTGATCTCGTGTGGATTGTGCCATGGTGTGTTTCTCCTCTCGGATCGCTCGACGGTGCAATACAGTGTAACATAAGGCCCCTGTTTCAGTTTAGTATGCCACGCGGAAAGTCGGGATGTCCTCCGGCCGGGAGTGACGCCGGTCGTACAGACGCGTGGTATTCATGAATCCATTGGGGCGCTAGCGGCTGCGCCGGCACGTACCGGACCTTGCTGCCCTTGCCCAAGACGCCCAGGTGGGGCACGCCCGGGCGGCTTTGCAGGTCGCGCACCTGCAAGCCGCAGAGCGCCTCGCAGCGCAAGCCGTGGTGCAGGAAGGTCGCCAAAATCGCCTGGGCGCGCTTGCCTTTGAGCGTGTCGGCCGGGGGCGCGTCCGGCAGCGCGCGGGCTTGGCCGGCACCCAGCGCCGGCGTCTTGCCCTCGTTATTGTCGGCTTTGGGGCGTTTGACCCCGCACACCGGGTTGTGACTGACCGCGTTGACCTCGCAC belongs to Verrucomicrobiota bacterium and includes:
- a CDS encoding TIR domain-containing protein; its protein translation is MAQSTRDQVFISYSHKDKRWLGKLQTTLKPLVRNRTISVWDDTKIRAGAKWKEEIKAALAAAKAAVLLVSPHFLASDFIVEHELPALLRAAEHEGLTVLWIHVSSSLYDATEINDYQALHDIARPLDSLSRAEQGRVLTEVCRQIASAAERTPIPVLHSPSMPCPYPGLEPYDERFSNYFFGRDREVLDIAKILEDNANVVLSGMSGAGKSSLIAGGLIPRLKNPGYQNASRLVAYRWTTVSVHPQQYPASDLEFEIPGITRDAPAAVRDRLQRDAADRLLIIIDPLEQCFRKTEQHQQFAKILCQLARVDQCSILSALHAAFLPDLRAAPWPTNRDAIIDVNPLEGDRLADAISLPAKKVGVDLEQSLVVLLTADAADEPSRLPLLQSTMVHLWRHEMNEQSLLLAAYAKLATDSRGRLAYALTKNANGAIRELSPDQREIAQRIFLRLVQFVPGRPDTRRVQPLSALKNTGESASSIREVVQHLADKQLLTMRPPVTDDVEVTLLSDALITDWPMMQELLGREREGERVRRRFEEKAQEWIRLERCGGLLDEGALDELDRWLAEDGARNHSSDLEALRDASRSYVEEVRLTREGEQRLRRVARAVSLAADSKAALTQDPQRALVLAIEAVEASRSYGEIPVPQAEEALRMVMITPVIRRIQDGHVGTVIGITCDTNMSDGWVLIIESGGRITRYSIADETRTTIELRPPEALRCASFDRSGRMVTTCDNDGPAVVWDLATAAVIATLKRRKESIRGVAFRPDGDCVITAEEDGTVREWSARTGDEIRALKGHQGAVNTAVYNSTGTAIASAGEDATVRIWATDKQPLVLRGHVNGVNCLAWSHKGDLLISGGEDRTVRVWQVSNQGRFLAAFEQHESAVRTVALTADGNLSITACGSETLRVWDMAELRRRSSIVRPGTKMEVVACGLTGRNAVAWDGSSVLILDPERSERLPILRCYGYGIADVCYSPDGKQIAVSTRGGMSGLRGDTTVWNSGTGQLLYTIFANPYGILRSAFDPTGSLLMTVDVQGQGVLWSTLDASRVGAIVVGHQLRAAEFSPDGMRVIVIGSQFSPVLWDITEGKLVKSIPDPGGQTNAVAWARRSNTILVGCADGRILAYDGATLTLIKALTRRDASVESVAAAEDGSVVASAYQDGSIVIWDGLSGTIRCSIQTGSKGVPKLEISPDGNTCSSIAGDGRLQFWHTRTGQLRCNLPLNSGSAATARFSADGRLFAVGTNDSGLVNTVRQYTVDLDSVLKVAQSLRAAGEF
- a CDS encoding site-specific integrase; the encoded protein is MALESAGKRLGRAKSQGLGGMRPELEWFADLDDPSTRRAYRLDVRDFTVFGGVERPEEMRQVTRVYLIAWRKDLECRGLAPGSIRRKLAAVASLFDHLCEVNAVSHNPVCGVKRPKADNNEGKTPALGAGQARALPDAPPADTLKGKRAQAILATFLHHGLRCEALCGLQVRDLQSRPGVPHLGVLGKGSKVRYVPAQPLAPQWIHEYHASVRPASLPAGGHPDFPRGILN